One Yoonia sp. BS5-3 genomic window carries:
- a CDS encoding glyoxalase superfamily protein, with protein sequence MNASRDPKKMAKTLRADLAARDMALSHAECLEIVAHQLGYADWNTAAADGNPSGIAPLQLPLGWQVGGSNMTDYRIGIDPDADGQPVTIQSLDHRGPHLGFITLMQMVHAENYRGKRLRLTADLSCAHVTGAVTIWMRVDDAVGRNIRFDNMETRKTDGVLTGTQDWTSRRIVLNVPEGAETLHFGFYLRGQGQCWSRGFDLQVVDDSVAVTTEGRSVHDAPMNLRFAEKSVMA encoded by the coding sequence ATGAACGCTTCACGCGATCCTAAAAAGATGGCCAAGACTTTGCGTGCTGATTTGGCGGCGCGCGACATGGCGCTTTCCCATGCCGAATGTCTTGAAATTGTTGCCCATCAGTTGGGCTATGCCGATTGGAATACGGCTGCGGCGGATGGAAATCCCTCTGGCATCGCGCCTTTGCAATTGCCGCTGGGTTGGCAGGTTGGCGGATCAAACATGACCGATTATCGGATCGGGATTGATCCTGATGCGGACGGCCAGCCTGTGACGATCCAGTCGCTGGACCATCGCGGCCCGCATCTGGGCTTCATCACGCTGATGCAGATGGTCCATGCCGAGAACTACCGTGGCAAGCGGTTAAGGCTGACTGCCGATCTGTCCTGTGCCCATGTGACCGGCGCTGTGACGATCTGGATGCGCGTTGATGATGCGGTGGGCCGGAATATCCGTTTCGACAACATGGAGACCCGCAAGACCGATGGGGTTTTGACGGGCACGCAAGATTGGACGTCGCGCCGCATTGTGTTGAATGTGCCTGAGGGCGCCGAGACGTTGCATTTCGGGTTTTACCTACGGGGGCAGGGGCAATGCTGGTCCCGTGGTTTTGACTTGCAGGTGGTTGATGACAGCGTTGCCGTCACCACCGAAGGGCGGTCGGTGCATGATGCGCCGATGAACCTGCGCTTTGCGGAAAAATCCGTGATGGCATAG
- a CDS encoding alpha/beta hydrolase — MPSETLVMIPPLLCDARVFEAQIRDLSLDHAVMFAPTTRGERMEEVASQILTWAPSKFALAGMGMGGMVAMEILRRAADRVTRIALISTSAQPDTPEIAAAREPHIIAARAGRMPDVLQHEINSTWMAPTSDKVELVRLLHDMGRDMGPAIYVKQARALQRRKDQQATLRKIKQPTIVVCGRHDGQFPLKRHEFMAELIPYAQLEVIEGAGYLPTLESPDAVSDALRRWMKAPLILRAP, encoded by the coding sequence ATGCCAAGTGAAACGCTGGTGATGATCCCGCCGCTTTTATGCGATGCGCGGGTGTTTGAGGCGCAGATCCGTGATCTGTCGCTGGACCATGCTGTGATGTTTGCCCCGACCACGCGCGGCGAGCGGATGGAGGAAGTGGCCAGCCAGATCCTGACCTGGGCCCCCAGCAAATTTGCGCTTGCAGGTATGGGTATGGGCGGGATGGTCGCGATGGAAATTCTGCGCCGCGCGGCTGATCGCGTCACCCGTATCGCGTTGATCAGTACAAGTGCGCAGCCCGACACCCCCGAGATCGCCGCCGCCCGCGAGCCCCATATCATTGCTGCCCGCGCGGGGCGGATGCCGGATGTCTTGCAGCATGAAATCAATTCGACCTGGATGGCGCCCACATCTGATAAGGTGGAACTGGTGCGGCTGCTGCATGATATGGGCCGCGATATGGGCCCCGCGATTTATGTCAAACAAGCCCGCGCTTTGCAGCGCCGCAAAGATCAGCAGGCCACATTGCGCAAGATCAAACAGCCCACCATCGTCGTTTGCGGGCGCCATGACGGGCAGTTCCCGCTGAAACGACACGAATTTATGGCGGAATTGATCCCCTATGCGCAGCTTGAGGTGATCGAGGGGGCAGGCTATCTGCCCACGCTGGAATCCCCTGATGCTGTATCCGACGCCCTGCGGCGCTGGATGAAAGCACCTTTGATTTTGCGCGCCCCATAG
- a CDS encoding serine aminopeptidase domain-containing protein, giving the protein MHDITTVAAALDAAEAQLPNLRPGCQKQIVWANRPAARTPVALVYVHGFSAAPAETRPLPDLIAKSLGANIFFTRLTGHGQDGAAMAEARFADWQRDMAEAISIGQLLGEELILMGCSTGCTLSTLALAGGVQAKAMIHISPNFGLRSRLAQFMLDLPGAPYWGHLVAGRTRSFAPISDAHAANWTTQYPTKAVHPMAEAVRAVRKADLSVIQTPAYFAYNEDDQVVDAVQTRKVIARWGAPYLVDLLMQGPDDDASGHVMAGDVFSPKQTAPLAGRISDWVAML; this is encoded by the coding sequence ATGCATGATATCACAACCGTCGCTGCCGCACTTGATGCGGCTGAGGCCCAACTGCCCAATCTGCGCCCTGGCTGCCAAAAGCAGATCGTCTGGGCCAACCGGCCTGCCGCGCGGACCCCGGTGGCGCTGGTCTATGTCCACGGGTTTTCAGCCGCCCCCGCCGAGACCAGGCCATTGCCTGATCTGATTGCCAAGTCGCTTGGCGCGAATATCTTTTTCACCCGTCTGACGGGCCATGGCCAGGATGGGGCTGCTATGGCAGAGGCCCGTTTCGCCGATTGGCAACGCGATATGGCCGAGGCGATCAGTATCGGCCAATTGCTGGGCGAAGAGCTGATCCTGATGGGCTGTTCAACCGGGTGTACGCTTTCCACATTGGCCTTGGCGGGCGGGGTGCAGGCCAAGGCGATGATCCATATCTCGCCGAATTTTGGACTGCGCAGCCGGTTGGCCCAGTTTATGCTTGATCTGCCGGGCGCGCCTTACTGGGGGCATCTGGTGGCGGGGCGCACCCGATCCTTTGCGCCGATTTCGGACGCCCATGCGGCCAATTGGACAACACAATATCCGACCAAGGCTGTCCATCCCATGGCGGAGGCAGTGCGCGCCGTGCGCAAGGCCGATTTGTCCGTGATCCAAACCCCCGCCTATTTTGCCTATAATGAGGATGATCAGGTCGTGGATGCGGTGCAAACCCGCAAGGTCATAGCCCGTTGGGGCGCCCCTTATTTGGTTGATCTGCTGATGCAAGGGCCGGATGATGATGCGTCAGGGCATGTCATGGCGGGCGATGTCTTTAGTCCGAAGCAGACCGCACCGCTTGCGGGCCGTATTTCGGACTGGGTTGCGATGCTCTAG
- a CDS encoding MFS transporter → MALSIGQKAGWGLADLGIVVFVIVKQLLIVNYLTNFLGVPVGIAGLVTTVVLIFDMVTDPLIGYLSDRTTSRFGRRAPWLFVGVVIMALGMVGLFMAPLEAAMPVKLIWVIAAFVLATIGFTMCAIPYSALAGELTADPRERSTMTGWRMGFATVGILVGGAVLPGLAGAFGFPLAALYVSPLMIGAIWLSLWSIRKVPLIESPVQPGFTAAYKLVFTNRSFVVLALIYGIMTLAVALITAGLPFAATYLVVDDGQNALSGAAVALSVLSVLFGAFFVGAILSQVFWVLLSHRLGKMWALVLGLLAYVALLYALHIVLPATSVTVVAGLFIIAGATNGAYQQIPWAMYPDLMDKTRAQTGAAIEGAFSAIWLFGQKLANALAPALLGVILARAGWQETTAGVTPQTEQALSALHQAITLVPAGILALSVLALLLIYRPMVRRDA, encoded by the coding sequence ATTTGGGCATTGTTGTCTTTGTCATCGTCAAGCAGCTGCTGATCGTGAACTACCTGACAAATTTTCTGGGCGTCCCCGTTGGGATTGCTGGATTGGTCACGACGGTTGTGCTGATCTTTGACATGGTGACGGACCCGTTGATCGGGTATCTAAGCGACCGGACGACCAGCCGTTTTGGCCGCCGTGCCCCATGGCTTTTTGTTGGCGTTGTGATCATGGCGCTGGGTATGGTTGGTCTTTTCATGGCCCCGCTTGAGGCGGCCATGCCGGTCAAGTTGATTTGGGTCATCGCAGCCTTTGTTCTGGCCACGATTGGTTTTACCATGTGCGCCATTCCCTATAGCGCGCTGGCCGGAGAGCTAACCGCGGACCCGCGTGAACGCTCAACCATGACCGGCTGGCGCATGGGCTTTGCCACAGTTGGTATTCTGGTCGGCGGGGCCGTTTTGCCGGGGCTTGCCGGTGCCTTTGGCTTTCCGCTTGCGGCGCTTTATGTCAGCCCTTTGATGATCGGTGCGATCTGGCTGTCGCTTTGGTCGATCCGCAAAGTGCCTTTGATCGAAAGCCCCGTTCAGCCAGGATTTACAGCGGCTTATAAGCTGGTTTTCACTAATCGCAGCTTTGTCGTGCTTGCCCTGATCTATGGCATCATGACCCTGGCTGTCGCGCTGATTACCGCCGGTTTGCCTTTTGCTGCCACCTATTTGGTTGTCGATGATGGGCAGAACGCCCTGTCTGGCGCGGCTGTTGCCTTGTCCGTTCTGAGCGTTCTGTTTGGGGCATTTTTCGTGGGCGCTATCTTAAGCCAGGTCTTCTGGGTGTTGCTGTCGCATCGGCTGGGCAAGATGTGGGCGCTTGTCCTAGGGCTTTTGGCCTATGTCGCGCTATTGTATGCCCTGCATATCGTATTGCCTGCGACCAGCGTCACTGTCGTGGCGGGCCTGTTTATTATCGCCGGTGCCACCAATGGCGCTTATCAGCAGATCCCGTGGGCGATGTATCCTGATTTGATGGACAAGACCCGCGCCCAGACCGGCGCTGCTATTGAGGGCGCGTTTTCAGCGATCTGGCTGTTTGGCCAAAAGCTGGCAAATGCGCTGGCCCCTGCCTTGTTGGGCGTCATCCTGGCCCGGGCTGGCTGGCAAGAGACAACCGCCGGCGTCACCCCTCAAACCGAACAAGCATTGAGCGCTTTGCATCAGGCGATTACGCTGGTACCGGCTGGTATTCTAGCGCTTTCGGTGCTGGCCCTGCTGTTGATTTACCGTCCAATGGTCCGCCGCGATGCATGA